The following is a genomic window from Pueribacillus theae.
TTGTAGGTGTTCTTGGCAAGTCAGGAATCATCCGTATATATTTGGGCCACATAAATTTCGGCATTTCCTTTTTCGCCCATTCTTTAAGGGAATTTTCAGTTAACCCTTCTGATTTCGGAACAACATAAACAACAATGTCATCTTCCTCTCCTTCTTCAGCTGGAATTGGAAAAGCTGCACAAACGCTTACAAGTTCATGTTGGTTCATCATGTCTTCCACTTGATAAGAGGAAACATTTTCCCCTCGGCTTCTTATGACATCTTTCATTCGATCAACAAAATAATAGAAGCCGTTTTCATCTTTGTAGCCGACGTCACCCGTATGGAACCATAGATTTTGGAACGCTTCGACCGTTGCCCCCGGTTTATTGAAATATTCTTTCATTATCAGGCTAGGATAACGTGATCGGAAAGCGATTTGGCCGTGTTCTCCGAATCCGCATTTTTCATCTTTTTCATTTAAAATGGCCGCTTCAACATGTGGTGTTGGATAACCCATAAAACCTTTTGCCAGTGGTTCATTCCCTTTTTGGATTGGAAGATTCAGTTCTTTCGCAATCGTTAGCATTTCTTGATACGAATATCCTTTATATAATTCAGGAGGGGTTCCCTCTCCTTCACTACGTTCCACAATCAAGCTGCTGAAACCACTTCCTGATTCAGTCTGGCCGAAGCCAGCAGTTACAAAATCGAACCCAAATCGTTTCGCAACGTCATGGTGGTATTTAGGAAGCGGCTGCATATGCACTTTTTTCAATGTATTGTATCGATCGTGTTCATTTGGCTCAGCTTTCATTAACCACGGGATCATCACATCAAGCAATGTTGCATTTGTTGCTCCACATGTTTTAATTCTCTTCCAAAAATCATTCGGACTGAATTTATCCCAAATTGCAGCGGTACACCCGACATAAGCTGCTCTCGCTACAAGTGAGAAGGCGCCGCCAACATGGTACATCGGCAGATCATTGTAAATGACGTCTTCTTCATTGCAGAATGCCCTCGAAATATACGTATATCCGTGCATCCAGCGATAAGACTGGACAACTCCTTTCGCTGGGCCTGTCGTGCCTGACGTATAAATAATATTTGCCGTATCATAATAATGAAGCTCAATTTCAAGGTTGGTTCCATTCCCTTTTATTAGCGTATCAAATGGCAACGATTCAAATTTGTTATGAAGCGTAACTTCCGCTGCTTCCTTTTTAAAATCATGATCTGTTTCTTTCGGGTCATAAATAACAACCGGTAGTTTCGGGAGAGCCTGTTCAATGTCATTAATAAGTGAAACCATTTGTCTTTCTGTTATGAGCATTTTTGGTTTCGTATCATTGATCTGGTAAGATAACAGTTTTCCTTTGTAATTAAAATTTATCGGACAAAAGACAGCACCTGCTTTCCAGATCCCAAACATCGCAATTGTCGTGACTAATGGGTTTTTTAGAAATAGCGATATCCGGTCTCCTTTTTGGATGCCGCTTGCGATTAGATGATGTGCGACATTGTTTGCCATTTCATTAAATGCTTGATAAGTGTAACTTTCGTTTTCTTCTCCGTAAAAAATAAAAGTTTTGTCGCTTCTTTCTTTTGCCCAATGCTCTACTTGTTTCACAATCAGTTCTTCATCGGTATTTAATCCGAGAAGAGATTTATTCACATTCATTCTCCCACTCCTTATCGCTAATTCGCGATTTTTTCTTCGAAAAGAACGCAAGCGGTTAAGCTTTGTTCAGATGTCGGAACGAGCGTAGGATCAATACTCTTGCATTGCTCCATCGCAACTGGACACCGTGTATGGAAGCGGCAGCCTGTTGGCGGATTCGCCGGGCTCGGCAAATCGCCTTTCAGAATGATCCGTTCCCTGTCGCGCATTTTCGGATCAGGGTGGGGAACGGCTGACAGCAGTGCCTGCGTATAAGGATGACGGGGATTTGCAAACAATTCTTCCGTTTCCGCAAATTCGATAATACGCCCAAGGTACATGACCGCAATTTTATTACTGATGTGCTTAACGGCTTGAATTCCATGGGCAATGAAAAGATAGGAAAGGCCCATATCTTGCTGAATTTCTTTTAGTAGATTTAAGATTTGTGCCTGTATTGACACGTCCAAAGCCGAAACCGGTTCATCACAGACAATCAATTTCGGCTTAAGCGCGAGCGCACGAGCAATCCCGAGGCGCTGCCTCTGTCCACCGGAAAATTCAATTGGATATCGGCTGCCATGGTACGAGGCGAGTCCTACCCTCTCCAGCAGCTCATCGACTCGTTTTCTCCGTTCTTTTTTTGTCCCGACTTTATGCAGGACTAGCGGCTCGGCTATAATATCCGCTACGGTCATTCTTGGATTTAATGATGAATAAGGGTCTTGGAAAATCATTTGCAAGTTTTTTCCAAGCTCTTTTTTATTTTTGTAGTCTGAAAGTTTTTTTCCCTCAAAATAGATGTCTCCGCCTGTCGGTTCAGAAAGGCCGACAACCATTCTGCCTGTTGTTGATTTTCCGCATCCCGACTCTCCAACAAGCCCGACGGTTTCACCCGGATAAATATCGAGGCTAACACCATCGACTGCTTTGACAAAGTGGTCTTTTTTTCCAAACAATCCACTTCCAACTGGAAAATATTTTTTGATGTCTTTAAGTGACACTAGTGGTTGTTGTTTCATGGTGCGCGTCCTCTCCTTTCTGATCAAGCGGATTCCAACAAGAAACCCGGTTTCCTGCTGGATGTTGAAGCAACGTCGGCGCTTCCAGGTTGCATTTTTCTGTAGCATACTGGCAGCGTGTGACAAAATTACAGCCTTTCGGCAATTCCAACGGGTTTGGCACAACGCCCGTAATAGCGTCCAATTTATCTCTTGACGGCCCATACAACGGAGGGACACTCGCCATCAACCCTTTTGTATACGGATGAAGTGGCCGCTCAAAGATGTCTTCCACCGTTCCTTCTTCCACGATTTTCCCACAATACATGACTAAGACACGGTCAGCTGTTTCAGCGACAACCCCAAGATCATGGGTGATTAAGAGGATCGAGATGCCAAACTCTTGCTGCAAGCTCCTAAGGAGAGTTAAAATTTGCGCCTGGATGGTGACATCAAGGGCTGTCGTCGGTTCGTCTGCAATTAGGAGCTGGGGGTTGCAAGCAAGCGCCATGGCGATCATGACACGCTGGCGCATTCCGCCAGATAATTGATGTGGATAATCGTTCAAACGCCTCGCCGCATCCGGAATGCCCACTTTATTGAGCAGATCGAGGGCAGTTTTTTCCGCCTCTTTGTATTTCACTTTTTTATGCAGAACAATCGACTCCGCAATCTGCCTCCCAATTGGATGAACGGGGTTTAATGAGAACATCGGATCTTGGAAAATCATGGCGATGTCATTTCCACGGATTTTACGCATCTCTTTTTCTTTTAACTTCAATAGATCTTTTCCTTTATACATAATTGAACTCTCTGGCTTGTATTTAATGGCGCTTGCGTTCAGTCCCATTATGGAAAGGGAAGATACACTTTTTCCGCTTCCCGATTCGCCGACAAGCGCGACAATTTCACCTTTCTTTATTGAAAATGAGACGTCATTGACAGGTTTGATTTCCCCTTTCGGTGTAGGGATGTACGTTTGAAGATGCTTAACTTCAAGCAATGTTGCATCCGATCCCATGTTACCTACCTTCCTTTCTTATGCTTTTTTCACCTTCGGATCGAGTGCTGAACGGAGTCCGTCTCCAAGAAAATTGCCAGCTAGGACAGTCAATAGAATGGCAATGCCCGGGTAAATAATCATCCATGCATTCATGTTAATCATGCTGTAGGCTTGTTGAATCATGTTTCCCCAGCTGATTTGTGGAGACTGTGCACCGAGGCCTAGGAAGCTGAGGGAGGCTTCGGTCAAAATCGCATAGCTCAAGTTAAAAGATGCCTGAACGACGATAGGAGGTGCAATGTTTGGAATAATATGCTTCAACATAATCCAAAGCGAACCCGCACCGGAAATTTTAGCTGCCTCGACATAAGGCTCTCTCCGAATTTGCAGCGTTTGCCCTCTTGCAAGCCTCGCAAATTGCGGAGTGAAAATAATCCCAATCGCAATCATCGCATTCCATAAACTGATACCTAAAGCACCTGTAATCCCTAACGCAAGCAAGATTGCTGGAATAGCTAAAATCCCATCAACAATCCGCATAAATAGATCATCAATCACTCCGCCTAAATAACCGGATAAAATGCCCATTGGAACACCAATAAAAAGTGGGATAAGAATAGCGACGAGCCCTGCTTGAATTGCTGCCCTTGTTCCCATAAGAAGGCGGCTGAAAATATCACGGCCTAGCTCATCTGTTCCTAACCAATGCTGAGCACTTGGACTTAACATGACTTTTGACAAATCCTGTTTCACGGGATCATAGGGAATGATATAGGGAGCAATGATGGAAACAATAACAAGTAGCATTAAAAAAATAAAACTGGCAAACGCAAGGCGTTCCGACATTAACCGCTTAAAAATTGTTGTGAAACCCATGTTTCCAGCTCCTTTCCTAATATTCGATCCGCGGATCTAAAACGGCATATACAATGTCAGTAATAAAATTAATCAAAATAACTAGGACGATCATAACGAGCACAACGCCTTGAAGCATTGTAAAGTCCCGCTGCAAAATGGAATTGACAGCTAGCTGCCCCATGCCCGGAATAGCAAAAATGGTCTCAATAACGACCGTTGCACCCAACATATTTCCAAACAAAATTCCAATTGTTGTGACAACAGGAAGCATCGCATTTTGGAGGCCATGCTTAAAAATGGCTTGCCAGCGATCCACTCCCTTTGAGTACGCGGTCCGGATGTAATCTGCACTCATTGTCTCCATTAACGAAGAACGAAGATGCCTTGTGATTTGTGCGATCCCAACCATACCTAACGAAAATGCAGGTAATAAAATCCCTTTAAAGAACGAAACAGGGCTGTCAGCAATGCTTGTAAATCCTGTTGCAGGCACCCAATCAAGCTTTAGGCTGAAAAGCAGCACTAAAAGCATTGCAAGCCAAAAGTTCGGAATGGCTGTGCCAAGTGTTCCAAAAAACCTTGCAACATAGTCCATCCAGCTGTTTGGAAAATAGATCGATGTAATGGCAAAAAACATGCCGCCTACAACTGCAATAATCATCGCCACCACAACAAGCTGAAAGGTAACCGCCAGGCGGCTGAATACAGCTTCATGGACAAATTGTCCGGTAAAGATAGAGCGCCCTAAATCCCCCTGAATGGCATTTTTTAACCAATCGAAATATTGGACGATAATCGGTTGATCAAGTCCCAATTGCTGTCTAAGCTGGGCTACTTTTTCAGGTGTTGCATTTTCGCCAAGCAGCGCCAAGACAGGGTCACCTGGAATAAGCAAAATAAATGAAAAGACGATGAGAGTTGTTATAAAGAGCATCGGGATGACGTAGATTAATCGACGAAATAAAAATTTTAAAAACATTTTCTATCCTCTCCTTTCGTAAAATAAAATATGGGAAAGCGTTGTCAATTGAGGAGAGTGAAGCAGGCCGAAAGGCCAGCTTCATACTAGTTGTTTATTGTTCTTTCCATACGGTTGATAGAATTGGCTTTCCTAACAAGTTTGGCTCAAAGCCTTTAATAGACTGATTCATTGCAGATGTTCTTGGTTCAAAGAACAGCGGAATCATAATTGCTTCTTCTAATAAAGCTTTTTGGCTAATTTCTCCATATAATTTCGCACGCTCTTCTTGTTCATAAATGCCTGCAGCTTGAGAAATAAGTTTTTCTATCTCATCTGTTGAATGACCCCCGGCATTGTAGAAGCTGTCACTAGCGAATAAGTTTTTTATCGTAATTTGCGGGTCGGGCCTGCCTGTCCAGCTTGATAAAAACATGGGAACTTCTTTTTCATTAAAGTAATTTGAAACCGCAGCTTGAAGTTCCATAGCCTGCAAATCCACGTTAATGCCTATTTCAGCTAACTGACTTTTAATCGCTTCAGCAATTCTTTGTTCATAAGCGGTTGAATAATGGTTCATTTTGATTGTGATATCTTCCAGACCAGCATCTTTTAAAATTTGCTTCGCTTTTTCCGGATCATAGTCCACTTTTATATTTTCACCAGCAGCCCAATATCCTGAAGGAAATGGTTGAGAAGCTGGCTCGCCGCTTCCAAAGTTAATGGCTTGTATGATGTCATCACGATTAATGCCATATAAAAGCGCTTGTCTTACAGCTTTATTGTTCATAGGCTCTTTTTCCGCGTTAAGATAGAGAATGCGGAATGCAACTGATGTTTTATCCTTTAAAACAATATTCGAATCATTTTTAAGCTGTTGCACGTTACCAGGCTTGATGTTATCTGCATAATCAACCTCGCCCGATTTTAATGCATTGATTCTCGTATTTTCATCAGCCATGATTTTTACTGTCATTTTATCGAGGTAAGGCTTGCCTTCTTCCCAATAATCCTCATATGCTTCAAATACAACCTCACCATTTGGCACGCGCTTAACCATTTTATATGGCCCTGCACCTACAGGGTTCTGCGCGAAGTCTTCCCCTTTTTCTTTAACAGCTGTTGGAGAAACCATCATTCCGCCGCGATCGGACAGCGCAAGTAAAATCGATGAATCAGGTTGGGATAAGTGTAATTTCACTGTTTTTTCGTCCACTACTTCAACACTGTCAATGTTTTTTAAGTCGGTCACCTTTGAATTTTCGGAATTAGCCCTTTCAATATTAAACTTTACAGCTTCTGCATTAAATGGTGTTCCATCATGAAATGTTACGCCTTCCCTTAGCTTGAGCTCCACTGTTTTGTCATCCAAGAAATCCCAAGATTCTGCCAAACCGGCTTCAGGTTCAAGTTCTGGAGTAAACTTGATTAATGTATCGTAAACCGGCCACAGGAGGGCATGGTCACTTCCCGCGCTTCCTTGAGTAGGATCGTAATTGCTTACATCCGTTTCATAAGCAAAAATGGCTTCTCCCCCCTTTTTCGGAGTGCCCTCTTCTGTTTTTGTTCCGTCATTTCCCTTTTCCGCGGTACTTGCTTTTTCATCGGAGTTAGAAGAACATCCAATTATGACAAATGTGAACGCTAAGAGAAATAGCAATCTTGTGATGAAAGTTAATTGTGTTCTTTTCATAGTTATTGAGTTCCCCCTGTTTTATAGGATTCTTATGGTCGCATCGTATGTTTAGATGGCCCCAGAAGCTGCGGCAATAGTCTATACGCATCATCAATCCATTCACAAAGCAGCGGCCTTGTATCGCGGGGGTCAATGATTTCCTCTATGCCAAAAGCTTCAGCAGTTCGAAATGGCGAGCGTACGCTTTCCATTTTTGCTGCCAATTCCTCAAGAAGTGCTTGTGGATTGTCGCTTGCTTCCAAATCGCGGCGATAGGCTACTTGAATTCCACCTTCAACAGGGAGCGAGCCCCAGTCACCCGAAGGCCATGCATAGCGTAGATTCAATCCGTGCCCATTGGACATGCCGGCCCCGCCTACCCCAAATACTCTCCGTATAATAATCTCCATCATTGGTACCGTCGCTTGATAGATTGCTGCAATCGCGCGAACGCCTTTTCGAATGGTTCCTCGTTTCTCTGATTCCAATCCGACAACAAGGCCTGGCTGATCAACGAAATTGACGATAGGCAGGTGGAATGTTTCACACATATCTACAAAACGTTCAATTTTCTCACAGCTTTCAACAGTTAGGCCCCCACCCCCAACATACGGATCGTTTGCTAAAAATCCAACGGGATGCCCATCAAGCCTTGCAAATCCCGTTACGGTTCCGCCACCGTAATATCTTCCCATTTCAAAAATGGAGTCTTTGTCAAAAATCATTTCCAAAATGGGGCGAATTTTGTAAGGACGCCGGCGATTTTTTGGAATGACAGAAATTAGCTTCTCTTCTTTTCGATTACGGCTATCATCGGATTGAATGACCGGAGGAAGCTCATAAACATTGCTTGGCAAATAGGATAAAAACTTCCGAATATGTTCAAAGGCTTCATCTTCCGATTTCACGACATTATCGATTGCGCCGCTCGACCGATGGACTTGTACACCGCCTAATTCTTCTTTCGTTAAATTCTGGCCAACCCCAAAATTAACAATTTGCGGTCCGGCAACGAATAGCTGTGCCGTATTTTCTACCATTACCGAAAAATGGGAGGCTGTTACCCGTGCAGCACCAAGCCCTGCAACAGATCCTAGGCAAGCGCCTACAACCGGAACAAGACCCATATTTTTGACAACATAATCCCAAGCTGGGTTTACTGGAACGTAGGTCCTTCCGAATGTATCAAGAAACTTCACGCTTCCACCGCCACCTGTTCCATCTACAAGGCGAATGATCGGAAGCTGCAAATCATGTGCCATTTTTTCGGAGTAAATTTGCTTTTCTTTAATTGCGCCGTCTGCTGCACCGCCGCGAACAGTAAAATCGTCTGCACCGACAACAACTTTTCTTCCATTTACTCTCCCAGTGCCTAAAAGAAAGTTAGCAGGAGTAAAGCTCTGTCTTTCCCCATTTTCGTCATAGACCGCTTTACCCGCAATCGCCCCAGTCTCGTGAAATGTGCCTTCATCGAGCAGCCTGTGGATTCTTTCCCTTACTGTTAATTTTCCTCTGGAACGATGCCTTTCGACATTT
Proteins encoded in this region:
- a CDS encoding ABC transporter permease; amino-acid sequence: MFLKFLFRRLIYVIPMLFITTLIVFSFILLIPGDPVLALLGENATPEKVAQLRQQLGLDQPIIVQYFDWLKNAIQGDLGRSIFTGQFVHEAVFSRLAVTFQLVVVAMIIAVVGGMFFAITSIYFPNSWMDYVARFFGTLGTAIPNFWLAMLLVLLFSLKLDWVPATGFTSIADSPVSFFKGILLPAFSLGMVGIAQITRHLRSSLMETMSADYIRTAYSKGVDRWQAIFKHGLQNAMLPVVTTIGILFGNMLGATVVIETIFAIPGMGQLAVNSILQRDFTMLQGVVLVMIVLVILINFITDIVYAVLDPRIEY
- a CDS encoding ABC transporter permease, giving the protein MGFTTIFKRLMSERLAFASFIFLMLLVIVSIIAPYIIPYDPVKQDLSKVMLSPSAQHWLGTDELGRDIFSRLLMGTRAAIQAGLVAILIPLFIGVPMGILSGYLGGVIDDLFMRIVDGILAIPAILLALGITGALGISLWNAMIAIGIIFTPQFARLARGQTLQIRREPYVEAAKISGAGSLWIMLKHIIPNIAPPIVVQASFNLSYAILTEASLSFLGLGAQSPQISWGNMIQQAYSMINMNAWMIIYPGIAILLTVLAGNFLGDGLRSALDPKVKKA
- a CDS encoding ABC transporter ATP-binding protein, yielding MGSDATLLEVKHLQTYIPTPKGEIKPVNDVSFSIKKGEIVALVGESGSGKSVSSLSIMGLNASAIKYKPESSIMYKGKDLLKLKEKEMRKIRGNDIAMIFQDPMFSLNPVHPIGRQIAESIVLHKKVKYKEAEKTALDLLNKVGIPDAARRLNDYPHQLSGGMRQRVMIAMALACNPQLLIADEPTTALDVTIQAQILTLLRSLQQEFGISILLITHDLGVVAETADRVLVMYCGKIVEEGTVEDIFERPLHPYTKGLMASVPPLYGPSRDKLDAITGVVPNPLELPKGCNFVTRCQYATEKCNLEAPTLLQHPAGNRVSCWNPLDQKGEDAHHETTTTSVT
- a CDS encoding ABC transporter ATP-binding protein, translating into MKQQPLVSLKDIKKYFPVGSGLFGKKDHFVKAVDGVSLDIYPGETVGLVGESGCGKSTTGRMVVGLSEPTGGDIYFEGKKLSDYKNKKELGKNLQMIFQDPYSSLNPRMTVADIIAEPLVLHKVGTKKERRKRVDELLERVGLASYHGSRYPIEFSGGQRQRLGIARALALKPKLIVCDEPVSALDVSIQAQILNLLKEIQQDMGLSYLFIAHGIQAVKHISNKIAVMYLGRIIEFAETEELFANPRHPYTQALLSAVPHPDPKMRDRERIILKGDLPSPANPPTGCRFHTRCPVAMEQCKSIDPTLVPTSEQSLTACVLFEEKIAN
- a CDS encoding acyl-CoA carboxylase subunit beta, encoding MSWQQEIEELRKREKEAQEMGGKENVERHRSRGKLTVRERIHRLLDEGTFHETGAIAGKAVYDENGERQSFTPANFLLGTGRVNGRKVVVGADDFTVRGGAADGAIKEKQIYSEKMAHDLQLPIIRLVDGTGGGGSVKFLDTFGRTYVPVNPAWDYVVKNMGLVPVVGACLGSVAGLGAARVTASHFSVMVENTAQLFVAGPQIVNFGVGQNLTKEELGGVQVHRSSGAIDNVVKSEDEAFEHIRKFLSYLPSNVYELPPVIQSDDSRNRKEEKLISVIPKNRRRPYKIRPILEMIFDKDSIFEMGRYYGGGTVTGFARLDGHPVGFLANDPYVGGGGLTVESCEKIERFVDMCETFHLPIVNFVDQPGLVVGLESEKRGTIRKGVRAIAAIYQATVPMMEIIIRRVFGVGGAGMSNGHGLNLRYAWPSGDWGSLPVEGGIQVAYRRDLEASDNPQALLEELAAKMESVRSPFRTAEAFGIEEIIDPRDTRPLLCEWIDDAYRLLPQLLGPSKHTMRP
- a CDS encoding AMP-binding protein translates to MNVNKSLLGLNTDEELIVKQVEHWAKERSDKTFIFYGEENESYTYQAFNEMANNVAHHLIASGIQKGDRISLFLKNPLVTTIAMFGIWKAGAVFCPINFNYKGKLLSYQINDTKPKMLITERQMVSLINDIEQALPKLPVVIYDPKETDHDFKKEAAEVTLHNKFESLPFDTLIKGNGTNLEIELHYYDTANIIYTSGTTGPAKGVVQSYRWMHGYTYISRAFCNEEDVIYNDLPMYHVGGAFSLVARAAYVGCTAAIWDKFSPNDFWKRIKTCGATNATLLDVMIPWLMKAEPNEHDRYNTLKKVHMQPLPKYHHDVAKRFGFDFVTAGFGQTESGSGFSSLIVERSEGEGTPPELYKGYSYQEMLTIAKELNLPIQKGNEPLAKGFMGYPTPHVEAAILNEKDEKCGFGEHGQIAFRSRYPSLIMKEYFNKPGATVEAFQNLWFHTGDVGYKDENGFYYFVDRMKDVIRSRGENVSSYQVEDMMNQHELVSVCAAFPIPAEEGEEDDIVVYVVPKSEGLTENSLKEWAKKEMPKFMWPKYIRMIPDLPRTPTNKIEKYKLKAMIIEELKTIRN
- a CDS encoding ABC transporter substrate-binding protein — protein: MKRTQLTFITRLLFLLAFTFVIIGCSSNSDEKASTAEKGNDGTKTEEGTPKKGGEAIFAYETDVSNYDPTQGSAGSDHALLWPVYDTLIKFTPELEPEAGLAESWDFLDDKTVELKLREGVTFHDGTPFNAEAVKFNIERANSENSKVTDLKNIDSVEVVDEKTVKLHLSQPDSSILLALSDRGGMMVSPTAVKEKGEDFAQNPVGAGPYKMVKRVPNGEVVFEAYEDYWEEGKPYLDKMTVKIMADENTRINALKSGEVDYADNIKPGNVQQLKNDSNIVLKDKTSVAFRILYLNAEKEPMNNKAVRQALLYGINRDDIIQAINFGSGEPASQPFPSGYWAAGENIKVDYDPEKAKQILKDAGLEDITIKMNHYSTAYEQRIAEAIKSQLAEIGINVDLQAMELQAAVSNYFNEKEVPMFLSSWTGRPDPQITIKNLFASDSFYNAGGHSTDEIEKLISQAAGIYEQEERAKLYGEISQKALLEEAIMIPLFFEPRTSAMNQSIKGFEPNLLGKPILSTVWKEQ